In the genome of Streptococcus oralis, one region contains:
- a CDS encoding phosphocarrier protein HPr produces MASKDFHVVAETGIHARPATLLVQTASKFASDITLEYKGKSVNLKSIMGVMSLGVGQGADVTISAEGADADDAIAAITETMEKEGLA; encoded by the coding sequence ATGGCTTCTAAAGATTTCCACGTAGTGGCAGAAACAGGTATTCACGCACGTCCAGCAACATTGTTGGTTCAAACAGCTAGCAAATTTGCTTCAGATATCACTCTTGAGTACAAAGGTAAATCAGTAAACCTTAAATCTATCATGGGTGTTATGAGTCTTGGTGTTGGCCAAGGTGCTGACGTTACAATTTCAGCTGAAGGTGCAGATGCTGACGACGCAATCGCTGCTATCACTGAAACTATGGAAAAAGAAGGATTGGCATAA